In Luteipulveratus mongoliensis, the DNA window ACGACTCCGCCGACTCGCGCTACCACGACGACGGCACCGGGGCCGAAGGCTCCGTGCCGATCAGCAAGATCACCGGCCGCGCTGTGGCCATCGCCTGGCCACTTGGCAGGATGGGATGGTTGAGCGATTACCCCAAGACTTTCGACAAGGTGCCATCTTCGTGACTGACGACTCCTTCGGGCGCGCTTCCTCTGACACTGGACTCCCGCGCGCTGATCCTCCGAGCCCTGAGGATGCAGCGACGCGTGCCTCGCGGCGAGCTTCGGCAGACGGTGCGTCGCCGGCGCCCTCCACACCGCTCGAGCCCGTGACGGTTGCCGAGGGTGGTGACACCGACGAGCCACCACGTCCGCCGTCTCACCCGACCTTCTTGCACCGCCTGCGCGAGTACGCCGTCGTGGCGGCGATCGCCATCACGCTCGCCTTCCTGGTCAAGACGTTCTTGGTGCAGCCGTTCTGGATCCCGTCGGAGTCGATGGAGGACACGCTCATCACGGGTGACCGGATCATCGTCAACAAGCTGCCGGGCAGCACCAACGACCTCAAGCGCGGCGACGTCGTGGTCTTCGAGGACCCGGACCACTGGCTCGGCCAGCAGCCGAACACCGGTGCGATCAAGAAGGGCCTGCAGTTCGTCGGCCTGTACCCGGCAGGCGACCAGCACCTGGTCAAGCGCATCATCGGGCTGCCCGGTGACCATGTCGTCTGCTGCGACCAGCAGGGTCGCCTGACGGTCAACGGTGTCTCAGTCACCGAGCCCTACGTGCGCAAGGGTCAGAAGCCGAGCAACGAGCGCTTCGACATCACAGTGCCTGCCGGCAAGCTGTGGCTGATGGGCGACAACCGCGCCTTCTCCTTCGACTCCCGCGGTCACGACGGTGGCTCCGGCGGGCAGCGCGGTTCGGTGCCTGAGTCCGATGTCACGGGCAAGGCGGTCGCGGTGGTCTGGCCGCTCAACCGGTTCGGCGGTGTGGAGTCCCAGCACGACGTGTTCGCGAAGGTGCCCGCGCCGTGACGAGCCGCCGACCGAGTCTGCGCGTCGAGCGCTCCCTCCAGCGCGAGGGGCATCGCCTGCTCGCGGGCATGGACGAGGTCGGTCGGGGAGCGCTCGCTGGTCCGGTGTCGGTGGGTGTCGTGGTCATCGACGAGACCACCCGGACCGTGCCGCAAGGCGTCAAGGACTCCAAGCTGCTCAGTCAGCCCGCTCGCGAGCGGATGGTGCCCAAGGTCCGCCGATGGGCGATCGACTACGCCGTCGGCCATGCCTCGGCGCAGGAGATCGACGACGTCGGCATCATGGCCTGCCTTCGGCTGGCCGGCACGCGCGCACTGGCCCAGCTGACCGTCGTACCCGATCTGGTGATCCTCGACGGCAACCACGACTGGCTGACTGATCCAGGACGTGTCGGTCTGCTCGGTCTGATCGACGAGGGCCCGACGGTCCCGCCCGTCATGACGATGATCAAGGCCGATATGCGCTGCTCCTCGGTGGCTGCCGCCAGCGTGCTGGCCAAGGTCGAGCGAGACCAGATCATCACCGATCTCGGTGAGGGTCATCCGGTCTACGGCTGGTCCGGCAACAAGGGCTACTCAGCACCGGATCATCTCGCGGCGCTGGACGAGCACGGCTCCTGCGAGCACCATCGACGATCATGGCGCAGGTTCGTGCAGGAGGCCGAGCAACGATCGGGCCGCCCTGTGGCTGAGGATGTTGTCGAGGCCCGACCGGATGCACCGGTCGCGGTCGTGGAGGAGCTCGCGTGAGTGCCGAGGACCTGGAGAAGTACGAGACCGAGCAGGAGCTGCAGCTCTACCGCGAGTATCGCGACGTGGTCGGGCTGTTCAGCCATGTCGTGGAGACCGAACGGCGCTTCTACCTGTGCAACGAGGTCGACGTGCAGGTTCGGGGCGAGGGCTCCGAGGTCTTCTTCGACGTGCGGATGAGCGACGCGTGGGTCTGGGACGTCTACCGGCCGGCGCGCTTCGTCAAGAACGTCCGGGTGATCACCTTCAAGGACGTCAACGTCGAGGAGATCGCCAAGGCGGACATCGAGTTCCCCAAGGGTGAGAACTTCCCTCGCTGACGCTCCGTCCACATCCCGTGCCCGCTGACTTGGTCGTCCCCAGGCGCCGCTGAACCCCTCGCTCGACCGTGTGCCGCTCGGCCAACCTCCTCGCAGGAGGTGGTCCGATGGCACCCAAGACAGGCACGAGCGCCGCGCGACAAGCAGTGGGGCACTACGGCGAGAACGTCGCAGCCGGCTACTTGCAGGACAAGGGCCTGCGCATCGTGGAGCGCAACTGGCGTTGCGCGGCCGGTGAGATCGACATCGTGGCGTACGACGACGCCACGGCCTGTCTGGTCGTCGTCGAGGTCAAGACGCGACGGTCGGAGACCTACGGTTCACCGCTCGAGGCGGTGACCTGGTCCAAGGCCGCCCGGTTGCGCCGGCTGGCCGC includes these proteins:
- the lepB gene encoding signal peptidase I; this translates as MTDDSFGRASSDTGLPRADPPSPEDAATRASRRASADGASPAPSTPLEPVTVAEGGDTDEPPRPPSHPTFLHRLREYAVVAAIAITLAFLVKTFLVQPFWIPSESMEDTLITGDRIIVNKLPGSTNDLKRGDVVVFEDPDHWLGQQPNTGAIKKGLQFVGLYPAGDQHLVKRIIGLPGDHVVCCDQQGRLTVNGVSVTEPYVRKGQKPSNERFDITVPAGKLWLMGDNRAFSFDSRGHDGGSGGQRGSVPESDVTGKAVAVVWPLNRFGGVESQHDVFAKVPAP
- a CDS encoding DUF2469 domain-containing protein, yielding MSAEDLEKYETEQELQLYREYRDVVGLFSHVVETERRFYLCNEVDVQVRGEGSEVFFDVRMSDAWVWDVYRPARFVKNVRVITFKDVNVEEIAKADIEFPKGENFPR
- a CDS encoding ribonuclease HII, which produces MTSRRPSLRVERSLQREGHRLLAGMDEVGRGALAGPVSVGVVVIDETTRTVPQGVKDSKLLSQPARERMVPKVRRWAIDYAVGHASAQEIDDVGIMACLRLAGTRALAQLTVVPDLVILDGNHDWLTDPGRVGLLGLIDEGPTVPPVMTMIKADMRCSSVAAASVLAKVERDQIITDLGEGHPVYGWSGNKGYSAPDHLAALDEHGSCEHHRRSWRRFVQEAEQRSGRPVAEDVVEARPDAPVAVVEELA
- a CDS encoding YraN family protein — encoded protein: MAPKTGTSAARQAVGHYGENVAAGYLQDKGLRIVERNWRCAAGEIDIVAYDDATACLVVVEVKTRRSETYGSPLEAVTWSKAARLRRLAASWLEEHRARPASVRIDVIGVIRPRRGPARVTHVQDVTA